A portion of the Acanthopagrus latus isolate v.2019 chromosome 21, fAcaLat1.1, whole genome shotgun sequence genome contains these proteins:
- the LOC119011513 gene encoding protein lifeguard 3-like, translated as MSRSDYPPGYDDSRGPMYAPQGGNYPPPPAYGFPAYGGPQPGQPSAPYPMGPNTPLYPGQPGGYPPGPYSGQPHPGGHPGAGYPSPPPMPPVIPPTIPSDVLSSGDEFAAHGSGWDSLSIRHAFIRKVYLILAAQLLVTTAIVAVFTFVQPVRYFVQRNRAIYWASYAVYIVTHLVLVCCKGPRRKFPWNLILLSIFTLAMSYMTGSISSYYDTKAVFLALGITAVVCIAVTVFCFQTKVDFTKCQGLFCVLGIVMFVTGIITCIVLSFKYIPWLHMLYAAMGAIAFTLFLAYHTQLLIGNRKHSIGPEEYVFAALSIYVDIVQIFIFLLQIIGAATK; from the exons ATGTCCAGGTCAGACTACCCTCCAGGGTACGATGACTCCCGGGGCCCGATGTACGCTCCTCAGGGTGGTAATTACCCACCGCCCCCTGCGTACGGCTTCCCTGCATATGGTGGTCCCCAACCAGGCCAGCCCTCTGCTCCCTACCCAATGGGTCCAAACACCCCGCTGTACCCAGGCCAGCCAGGGGGCTATCCTCCTGGCCCGTACTCAGGACAGCCTCACCCTGGTGGGCATCCAGGAGCTGGCTACCCCAGTCCCCCTCCCATGCCCCCTGTCATCCCACCTACCATACCATCAGATGTCTTGAGCTCTG GCGACGAGTTTGCGGCGCACGGCAGCGGTTGGGACAGCTTGAGCATTCGTCACGCCTTCATCAGAAAG gtgTATTTGATCTTGGCCGCTCAGCTCCTCGTCACCACAGCCATTGTGGCCGTTTTCACGTTTGT CCAACCTGTCAGATATTTcgtgcagagaaacagagcgaTTTACTGGGCGTCTTA tGCCGTGTATATCGTGACCCACCTCGTGCTGGTCTGCTGTAAGGGCCCCCG GAGGAAGTTCCCATGGAACCTCATTCTGCTGTCCATCTTT acCCTGGCTATGTCGTACATGACTGGATCCATTTCCAG TTATTATGACACAAAAGCAGTGTTTCTGGCTCTGGGTATCACTGCCGTCGTCTGCATCGCTGTCACCGTCTTCTGCTTCCAGACAAAG GTGGACTTCACCAAGTGCCAGGGCCTCTTCTGTGTCCTCGGGATTGTAATGTTTGTGACCGGAATCATCACATGCATTGTGCTGTCCTTCAAATAT atTCCGTGGCTTCACATGCTTTATGCAGCTATGGGAGCCATAGCCTTCACCCTG TTCTTAGCGTACCACACGCAGCTGCTGATAGGGAACAGGAAGCACTCCATTGGTCCTGAGGAGTACGTGTTCGCTGCGCTCTCCATCTACGTTGACATCGTCCAGATCTTCATTTTCCTACTGCAGATTATCGGCGCTGCGACCAAATAG